One window of the Branchiostoma lanceolatum isolate klBraLanc5 chromosome 3, klBraLanc5.hap2, whole genome shotgun sequence genome contains the following:
- the LOC136430227 gene encoding RNA cytidine acetyltransferase-like, translating into MVLKKVDNRIRVLIENGVVQHHRGLFVIVGDKGKDQVVILHHMLSKAQVKARPSVLWCYKKELGFSTHRKKRMKQLQKKIRNGTLDVKEDDPFELFIAATNVRYCYYAETHKILGNTYGMCVLQDFEALTPNLLCRTIETVEGGGIACLLLRSMNSLRQLYTMAMDVHSRYRTEAHRDVVGRFNERFLLSLSSCETCMVIDDQLNILPVSSHILNISAVPSRSKEDSLSPAEVELKGLKESLQDTQPVGSLVNCCKTLDQAKALLKFIEAISEKTLRSTVAMTAARGRGKSAALGLAIAGAVAFSYSNIFVTSPSPENLNTLFEFVFKGFDALDYQEHMDYELVQSTNPDFHKAVVRVNIYREHRQTVQYLHPSDAQKLGQAELVVIDEAAAIPLPLVKSLMGPYLVFMASTVNGYEGTGRSLSLKLIQQLRQQNATFGGNAEAKAAAAMATKSEGGASATGRTLHELVLNESIRYAGGDPVEAWLNRLLCLDVSSVPRVHSGCPIPASCDLYYVNRDTLFCYHKASEAFLQRIMSIYVSAHYKNTPNDLQMLSDAPAHHLFVLLPPVNPDQAALPEVLCVVQVCLEGEISKQSIMSGLSRGKRASGDLIPWTVSQQFQDTEFASLSGGRVVRIATHPDYQGMGYGMRALQQLDMYYQGKIPSLAEDAGTAQGLPAVDKETVSLLEEKLGPRKNLPPLLSKLSERPAERLDYLGVSYGLTTPLLKFWKKAGYAPVYLRQTPNDLTGEHSCIMLKRIQEDDEDQDTDWLSAFWTDFRRRFLSLLSYQFRTFQPSLSLSILQTKKGVKTGASVLTQGDLYAHLTQYDLKRLDLYSRNMVDYHLIMDLLPALARMYFLQKLGMSLSVAQSAILLGLGLQHKTVDDLERELELPASQVMGLFNRLVRKIVQFLSSIEEQAVESELLAPKEVVMEPTAQSLQTELADAAKELEDKQKKELKKLKDLDLEKYVIKGSETEWESALTSGLKSGVVSVASGKKRKEEAAPTPESTKKKPKKFKKDKKFKKT; encoded by the exons ATGGTACTGAAGAAGGTTGACAACAGGATCCGTGTGCTGATAGAGAATGGGGTGGTACAACATCACAGAGGCCTGTTTGTCATCGTGGGTGACAAGGGCAAAGACCAG GTAGTGATCCTGCACCACATGCTGTCTAAGGCACAAGTCAAGGCACGACCTTCAGTTTTATGGTGTTACAAGAAGGAGCTTGGATTCAGCAC ACATCGTAAGAAGAGAATGAAACAGCTTCAGAAGAAGATCAGGAACGGAACCCTGGATGTGAAGGAAGACGACCCATTTGAACTGTTCATAGCTGCCACAAATGTCCGCTACTGTTACTATGCTGAGACCCACAAGATTCTGGGAAACACATATGGCATGTGTGTGTTACAG GACTTTGAAGCACTGACACCCAACCTATTGTGCAGAACTATTGAAACAGTGGAGGGCGGAGGCATCGCCTGTCTTCTGCTTAGGAGTATGAACTCACTCAGACAGCTGTATACCATGGCTATG GATGTACATTCCCGGTACAGAACAGAGGCACACAGAGATGTGGTGGGCAGATTCAATGAAAG GTTCCTGCTGTCCCTGTCGTCCTGTGAGACCTGTATGGTGATAGACGATCAGCTGAACATCCTCCCTGTCTCCTCACACATCCTCAACATTTCAGCTGTGCCgtccaggtcaaag GAGGACTCCCTGAGCCCTGCAGAGGTGGAACTGAAGGGCCTGAAGGAGTCCCTGCAGGACACCCAGCCTGTGGGCTCACTGGTCAACTGCTGTAAAACTCTAGACCAG GCCAAGGCTCTACTGAAGTTTATTGAAGCCATCTCAGAAAAGACGTTGAGGAGCACTGTTGCCATGACAGCAGCCAGGGGACGAGGCAAGTCAGCGGCACTGGGACTGGCCATAGCAGGGGCTGTGGCATTTAG CTACTCCAACATCTTTGTGACATCTCCCAGCCCTGAGAACCTGAACACACTGTTTGAGTTTGTCTTCAAGGGATTCGATGCCCTGGACTACCAG GAACACATGGACTATGAGCTTGTCCAGTCCACAAACCCAGACTTCCACAAGGCTGTGGTCAGAGTCAACATCTACAGAGAACACAGACAGACCGTACAG TACCTCCACCCCAGCGATGCCCAGAAGCTGGGGCAGGCGGAGCTGGTGGTGATTGACGAGGCGGCTGCCATCCCCCTCCCCCTGGTGAAGAGTCTTATGGGACCTTACCTGGTCTTCATGGCTTCTACTGTCAATGG ATACGAGGGCACAGGAAGGTCCCTGTCCCTGAAGCTGATTCAGCAGCTCAGACAGCAGAACGCGACCTTTGGGGGTAACGCAGAAGCTAAGGCtgctgctgccatggcaaccaagTCTGAGGGCGGGGCCAGTGCTACAG GCCGGACCCTGCATGAGCTGGTGCTGAACGAGTCCATCCGTTATGCCGGCGGGGATCCGGTGGAAGCCTGGCTGAACCGCCTGCTGTGTCTGGACGTGTCCAGTGTTCCCAGGGTGCACTCTGGCTGCCCCATCCCGGCCAGCTGTGACCT ATACTATGTGAACAGAGACACTCTGTTCTGCTACCACAAGGCATCTGAGGCCTTCCTACAGAGGATCATGTCCATATATGTGTCTGCACATTACAAG AACACTCCTAACGACCTCCAGATGCTGTCAGATGCTCCAGCTCACCACCTGTTTGTGCTGCTGCCACCTGTGAACCCTGACCAAGCAGCGCTGCCGGAAGTGCTGTGTGTAGTACAG GTGTGTTTGGAGGGAGAGATCTCCAAACAGAGCATCATGTCAGGTCTGAGTCGTGGCAAGAGGGCATCAGGTGACCTCATACCCTGGACAGTCTCCCAGCAGTTCCAGGACACAGAGTTTGCCAGTCTGTCTGGTGGCAGGGTTGTCAGAATAGCCACTCATCCAGATTACCAAGGG ATGGGTTATGGGATGCGAGCCCTGCAGCAGCTGGACATGTACTACCAGGGGAAGATCCCCAGTCTGGCCGAGGACGCAGGCACTGCACAGGGGCTGCCTGCTGTGGACAAGGAG ACTGTGTCTCTGTTGGAGGAGAAACTCGGCCCCAGGAAGAACCTGCCACCCCTGCTGTCCAAACTGAGCGAGAGACCGGCGGAGAGGCTGGACTACCTGGGCGTGTCCTATGGGTTGACCACGCCCCTGCTCAA GTTCTGGAAGAAGGCAGGCTATGCTCCAGTCTATCTGAGGCAGACTCCT AATGACCTGACAGGTGAACACTCCTGTATAATGTTGAAGAGGATACAGGAAGATGATGAGGACCAGGACACAGACTGGCTCTCTGCCTTCTGGACAG ACTTCCGGCGGCGTTTCCTGTCCCTGCTGTCGTACCAGTTCCGCACCTTCCAGCCCTCCCTGAGCCTCAGCATCTTACAGACTAAGAAAGGTGTCAAGACTGGTGCATCGG TCCTTACCCAGGGTGATCTGTATGCCCACCTGACCCAGTATGACCTGAAGAGACTGGACTTGTACTCCAGGAACATGGTGGACTACCACCTGATCATGGACCTGCTGCCTGCCCTGGCCAGGATGTACTTCCTACAGAAACTGGGCATGTCTCTGTCTGTGGCACAGTCG GCCATCCTGTTAGGGTTGGGCCTACAGCACAAGACTGTGGATGACCTGGAGAGAGAGCTGGAACTGCCGGCCTCGCAGGTGATGGGGCTGTTCAACAGGCTGGTCAGGAAGATTGTACAG TTCCTGAGCAGTATTGAGGAGCAGGCTGTTGAAAGTGAACTCTTGGCACCCAAAGAAGTAGTGATGGAGCCCACAGCACAGTCCCTGCAGACTGAACTGGCAGACGCAGCTAAGGAGCTTGAGGACAAACAGAAGAAGGAACTGAAAAAACTGAAGGATCTGGACCTTGAGAA